The Polyangiaceae bacterium genome includes a region encoding these proteins:
- a CDS encoding polysaccharide biosynthesis/export family protein, producing the protein MDPLVWLAKIGLVILCVAGTSACGAREARVDYAAWSVNDPRQGAYRIGVSDVIRVTVWKDPSLSTDTTVRPDGKITVPLIGELEAGGRTAAEVQEQLVRRLAAFVKDAIVTVAVVEVNSYRFTVAGNVERPGMFTPRYYVTVSEAIALAGGPNRFGSTDETVVIRPRLGAPPVRIPIDYDRILTGERPEADIVIRPGDTVLVP; encoded by the coding sequence ATGGATCCGCTCGTTTGGCTGGCAAAGATAGGGCTCGTGATCCTGTGCGTCGCCGGCACGTCGGCGTGCGGGGCGCGTGAAGCCAGAGTCGACTACGCCGCGTGGTCGGTCAACGATCCGCGCCAGGGTGCCTATCGCATCGGCGTGTCGGACGTGATTCGCGTCACCGTCTGGAAAGACCCTTCGCTCTCCACGGACACCACCGTGCGACCCGACGGGAAGATCACCGTGCCGCTGATCGGCGAGCTGGAAGCTGGCGGTCGCACGGCGGCCGAGGTGCAGGAGCAACTGGTACGGCGTCTGGCAGCCTTCGTGAAGGACGCAATCGTGACGGTGGCGGTGGTCGAGGTGAACAGCTATCGCTTCACGGTGGCCGGCAACGTGGAGCGCCCCGGGATGTTCACGCCCCGCTACTACGTGACGGTCTCCGAGGCCATCGCCCTCGCGGGCGGGCCCAATCGTTTCGGTTCGACCGACGAGACGGTGGTGATCCGCCCCCGCCTGGGCGCACCTCCCGTGCGCATCCCCATCGACTACGACCGCATCCTGACCGGCGAGCGGCCCGAGGCCGACATCGTCATCCGCCCGGGTGACACCGTGCTCGTCCCCTAG
- a CDS encoding oligosaccharide flippase family protein: MTLVRDTVRGALWTILAGVGSRAFGLIGTLVVTHYVSPGDYGEVTVAAVLVMTANQLSTLGLGQYLVAKPDAPQSAAFHANLVHVGLGVLALAVLLATGSRIGPGLDAPGMTRFLTGLCVAGLLDRASFVPERLLARDLRFGTIGALRTVSEIAHTSTCIWLAMAGFGAAALVWGNIVRSALRLVLAAGAMGWRAWLAPHRLSLAMLRELFAFGVPVAVGALASFATRRWDNLLVSRFFGPSVTGMYNLAYNLADVPAIHVGEQIGDVLLPSFARLDPARRPAALVRALGLLALLVFPLAVGLGVIAPTLVGTIFDARWQPVAPMLLILSLLSVMRPVGWVISSYVQALGRPLPLMWLELAKLALLVGALASIGRQSPLWACTSVGIVFGLHALASLALVRKLDGVPLGSSLASLVPALLACVPLVVATLGVRRVLGTTGGVPPLVSLLLEIAAGAFAYVMAAWFVARSSARDLLARLREALSREPAED; the protein is encoded by the coding sequence GTGACTCTGGTCCGAGACACCGTGCGCGGCGCGCTCTGGACCATCCTGGCGGGCGTGGGCTCCCGCGCGTTCGGCCTGATCGGCACGCTGGTCGTCACCCACTACGTCAGCCCGGGGGACTACGGCGAGGTCACCGTCGCCGCCGTGCTGGTGATGACGGCGAACCAGCTCTCCACGCTCGGTCTGGGGCAGTACCTGGTCGCCAAGCCCGACGCGCCGCAGAGCGCCGCGTTCCACGCCAACCTGGTGCACGTGGGGCTCGGCGTGCTCGCGCTGGCCGTGCTGCTCGCGACGGGCTCGCGTATCGGTCCCGGCCTGGACGCACCAGGGATGACCCGTTTCCTGACCGGCCTGTGCGTCGCTGGTCTGCTCGACCGCGCAAGCTTCGTTCCGGAGCGCCTCTTGGCTCGGGACCTGCGCTTCGGAACCATCGGCGCGCTGCGCACCGTGTCCGAGATCGCGCACACGAGCACCTGCATCTGGTTGGCGATGGCGGGTTTCGGCGCTGCGGCGCTGGTGTGGGGGAACATCGTGCGTTCGGCGCTGCGCCTCGTGCTGGCGGCCGGCGCCATGGGCTGGCGCGCCTGGCTGGCGCCGCATCGACTGTCGCTGGCGATGCTGAGAGAGCTCTTCGCCTTTGGGGTGCCGGTCGCCGTCGGGGCACTGGCGTCGTTCGCGACGCGGCGCTGGGACAACCTGTTGGTGTCGCGCTTCTTCGGCCCGTCGGTGACAGGCATGTACAACCTCGCGTACAACCTGGCGGACGTCCCGGCGATCCACGTCGGCGAGCAGATCGGGGACGTGCTCCTTCCCTCGTTCGCCCGGCTGGATCCCGCGCGCCGGCCCGCGGCCCTGGTCCGCGCGTTGGGTCTGCTCGCGCTCTTGGTGTTCCCCCTGGCCGTGGGCCTCGGCGTGATCGCGCCGACGCTGGTGGGGACGATCTTCGACGCACGCTGGCAGCCCGTGGCGCCGATGCTCTTGATCCTCTCGCTGCTCAGCGTCATGCGTCCCGTGGGCTGGGTCATCTCCTCCTACGTGCAGGCGCTCGGCCGCCCGCTGCCTCTGATGTGGCTCGAGCTCGCCAAGCTCGCGCTGCTGGTGGGTGCCCTTGCCAGCATCGGACGCCAGAGCCCGCTCTGGGCCTGTACCTCCGTCGGAATCGTCTTCGGGCTGCACGCCCTGGCTTCGCTCGCGCTGGTCCGAAAGCTGGACGGCGTCCCGCTCGGGAGCTCGCTCGCCAGCTTGGTGCCGGCGCTCCTGGCCTGCGTTCCCCTGGTGGTCGCCACGCTGGGCGTGCGCCGGGTACTCGGGACGACGGGTGGCGTTCCACCGCTCGTCTCGCTCCTGCTCGAGATCGCCGCCGGCGCGTTCGCCTACGTGATGGCCGCGTGGTTCGTCGCTCGGAGCAGCGCTCGCGACCTCCTGGCGCGGCTCCGCGAGGCGCTGTCGCGAGAGCCGGCGGAAGACTGA
- a CDS encoding SUMF1/EgtB/PvdO family nonheme iron enzyme, translated as MDRATVSNRVALAAFALALGGCGEANVPESGTGGSAGAGGFAGSTAGGGSAGTPDGGNGGNGASSGSGGASGGAGGGGGGSGGSAGAPPFACTSSGDSMKMVAVPAGDFIMGCNAALDQDCSDDEKPMRTVKLAAFEIDETEVTQDMYAACVIAGACDPPSCAWDCNKKDYAASCIDWGRAKMYCAFAKKRLPTEAEWEKAARGTDGRKYPWGNSEPSCEQANMSGCGEKAKPAGSLPKGASPYGALDMSGNMVEMLADWYDKAYYQTAPNVDPKGPLKGTTYVGRGGGYKSTAVWMRASSRDWYDTYDLGDRLGFRCAK; from the coding sequence ATGGATCGCGCGACCGTATCGAATCGAGTAGCGCTCGCAGCATTCGCGTTGGCACTCGGCGGCTGTGGGGAAGCGAACGTTCCGGAGAGTGGGACGGGCGGTTCGGCCGGTGCCGGTGGCTTCGCCGGCTCGACCGCCGGTGGCGGTAGCGCAGGCACGCCAGACGGTGGCAACGGTGGCAACGGTGCCAGCAGTGGCAGCGGTGGTGCCAGCGGTGGTGCCGGCGGTGGTGGCGGTGGCAGCGGTGGCAGCGCAGGCGCGCCGCCCTTCGCCTGCACGAGCAGCGGCGACTCGATGAAGATGGTCGCGGTCCCCGCGGGGGACTTCATCATGGGCTGCAACGCCGCGCTCGACCAGGACTGTTCCGACGACGAGAAGCCGATGCGCACGGTCAAGCTCGCCGCGTTCGAGATCGACGAGACCGAGGTCACTCAAGACATGTACGCGGCGTGCGTCATCGCGGGCGCCTGCGACCCGCCGAGCTGTGCTTGGGACTGCAACAAGAAGGACTACGCAGCGAGCTGCATCGACTGGGGCCGCGCCAAGATGTACTGCGCGTTCGCCAAGAAGCGCCTGCCCACGGAGGCAGAGTGGGAGAAGGCCGCGCGCGGCACCGACGGACGCAAGTACCCCTGGGGCAACTCGGAGCCCAGCTGCGAGCAGGCGAACATGTCGGGCTGCGGCGAGAAGGCCAAGCCGGCGGGGTCCCTGCCCAAGGGCGCGAGCCCCTACGGCGCCCTCGACATGTCGGGCAACATGGTGGAGATGCTGGCCGACTGGTACGACAAGGCCTACTACCAGACCGCGCCGAACGTGGATCCGAAGGGCCCGCTCAAGGGCACGACCTACGTGGGACGCGGAGGCGGCTACAAGAGCACCGCGGTGTGGATGCGCGCGTCGTCGCGCGACTGGTACGACACCTACGACCTGGGCGACCGGCTCGGATTCCGCTGTGCCAAGTGA
- a CDS encoding serine/threonine-protein phosphatase produces MGIKSRITSLPWSSDGFRVAAECRPADELAGDFYLVTARGSGRLMVVIGDACGRGRDGAALLPGIVPRARQLAASSASPAHLLTELNRTAAAALPIDRFVTAAALEFDRELCTLTVSNAGHVPALARSAFSNVRVLGRVAGPPLGVVANATFTEEVFPFRDGDSVVLMTDGVLEAIEVDLLGMDKLRALVAHAPAHARGLNHAILAALDRRLRGRRLDDVTLVTVEMTRAAHGRSTHLERAS; encoded by the coding sequence ATGGGCATCAAGAGCCGCATCACTTCGCTTCCCTGGAGCTCCGACGGCTTCCGGGTGGCGGCGGAGTGCCGGCCCGCCGACGAGCTGGCGGGTGACTTCTACCTCGTCACCGCTCGCGGCTCGGGTCGCTTGATGGTGGTGATTGGCGACGCCTGCGGTCGCGGGCGAGACGGTGCCGCGCTCTTGCCCGGCATCGTGCCCCGCGCGCGCCAGCTCGCGGCCTCGAGCGCGAGCCCTGCACACCTGCTCACCGAGCTGAACCGCACGGCCGCCGCCGCCCTGCCCATCGATCGCTTCGTGACCGCTGCGGCCCTCGAGTTCGACCGGGAGCTGTGCACGCTCACGGTGTCGAACGCCGGCCACGTCCCCGCCCTCGCACGCAGTGCGTTCAGCAACGTACGGGTGCTCGGTCGCGTGGCAGGCCCGCCGCTCGGCGTCGTCGCCAACGCGACCTTCACGGAGGAGGTCTTCCCGTTCCGAGACGGCGACAGCGTCGTGCTGATGACCGACGGCGTGCTCGAAGCGATCGAGGTTGACCTCCTGGGAATGGACAAGCTGCGCGCGCTGGTCGCGCACGCACCGGCCCACGCCCGCGGGCTGAATCACGCCATTTTGGCCGCACTGGACCGGCGCCTGCGAGGACGCCGCCTGGACGATGTGACGTTGGTCACCGTGGAGATGACCCGCGCCGCACATGGACGCTCGACGCACCTCGAGCGCGCGAGCTGA
- a CDS encoding glycosyltransferase family 4 protein produces the protein MRVLVLTKIFPNRIEPHSSPFNRQQFAALSRWCDVDVLATIPWFPGSGGFSRWSRAGRLRRVPALERIDNLSVFHPRYAYLPKIGSAVAGPLYVASLAPHVLQFRGGADVLLGSWAYPDGYAAVVLARLLGVPAVVKVHGSDVNVLANDPAARHRLGWALAQAARVVAVSRPLAARVAALGVDPARVTVVQNGVDPALFFPRDQRAARAKLGLGRAPAVLYVGRLDPDKGVLDLVRAFQHPTLRNAELWLVGSGPATDDCQRLAGELGVRLVLLGERPHREIPEYLAASDVLALPSVAEGSPNVVSEALASGRRVVASNVGGIPDLVTSDVLGELVPPRDPAALGRALGVAVSWPHDPEYVARVAAIPSWQESARHLYQVLLEVTGLVRRRAAA, from the coding sequence ATGCGGGTGCTGGTCCTGACCAAGATCTTCCCGAACCGGATCGAGCCGCACTCGTCGCCGTTCAACCGCCAGCAGTTCGCAGCGCTGTCGCGCTGGTGCGACGTGGACGTCCTGGCGACCATCCCGTGGTTCCCTGGCTCGGGCGGCTTCTCGCGCTGGTCCCGAGCAGGTCGCCTCCGGCGCGTGCCCGCGCTGGAGCGCATCGACAACTTGAGCGTGTTTCATCCTCGCTACGCCTACCTGCCGAAGATCGGCAGCGCCGTCGCCGGCCCGCTCTACGTGGCGTCCTTGGCACCCCACGTGCTGCAGTTCCGCGGCGGCGCCGACGTGCTGCTCGGCTCGTGGGCGTATCCGGACGGCTACGCGGCGGTGGTGCTGGCGCGCCTCCTGGGCGTTCCCGCCGTGGTGAAGGTGCACGGCTCCGACGTCAACGTGCTCGCGAACGATCCGGCGGCGCGTCACCGGCTCGGCTGGGCGCTCGCGCAGGCCGCACGCGTCGTCGCGGTGAGCCGGCCCCTGGCGGCGCGGGTGGCGGCGCTCGGGGTGGATCCGGCGCGCGTCACCGTCGTACAGAACGGCGTCGATCCCGCGCTATTCTTCCCTCGCGACCAGCGAGCAGCGCGGGCGAAGCTGGGCCTCGGGAGAGCGCCGGCCGTGCTCTACGTCGGACGGCTGGACCCCGACAAGGGCGTGCTGGACCTGGTGCGAGCCTTCCAGCATCCCACCCTGCGCAACGCCGAGCTCTGGCTGGTCGGCAGTGGGCCGGCTACCGACGACTGCCAGCGGCTCGCCGGCGAGCTGGGAGTGCGCCTGGTACTGCTCGGAGAGCGCCCGCACCGGGAGATCCCCGAGTACCTGGCGGCCTCGGACGTGCTCGCCCTGCCGAGCGTCGCCGAGGGCTCGCCGAACGTGGTGAGCGAAGCGCTGGCCTCGGGCCGGCGCGTGGTGGCGAGCAACGTGGGCGGCATCCCCGACCTGGTGACCAGCGACGTCTTGGGCGAGCTCGTGCCGCCGCGAGATCCGGCGGCGCTGGGCCGGGCGCTCGGCGTCGCCGTGAGCTGGCCCCACGACCCGGAGTACGTGGCCCGCGTCGCGGCCATCCCCAGCTGGCAAGAGAGCGCGCGTCACCTCTACCAGGTGCTGCTCGAGGTCACCGGGCTCGTCCGGAGAAGGGCGGCGGCATGA
- a CDS encoding polysaccharide deacetylase family protein, with translation MIGEFAAARAMPKSRRALRAVAEAVLPSSLLVVRGPATRRRVALTFDDGPSELSLEYLELLERHAARATFFLVGAECERRPDLVREMARRGHELGSHGHSHERFPELSARRELDAELASSSALLPGSAGNHRWVRPPYGALSLGTLISCARAGLTLVLWSLDSEDWRTQSPRDVVARVSPHTVEPGSIVLLHEGQRWTLDALGEIVPELERSGYELVTVGELLSG, from the coding sequence ATGATCGGCGAGTTCGCCGCTGCTCGGGCGATGCCCAAGAGCCGGCGCGCCTTGCGCGCGGTGGCGGAGGCCGTCCTGCCGTCTTCGTTGTTGGTCGTGCGCGGGCCCGCCACGCGGCGGCGAGTCGCGCTGACCTTCGACGACGGCCCGAGCGAGCTCTCCTTGGAGTACCTCGAGCTTCTGGAGCGGCACGCCGCACGCGCGACGTTCTTCCTGGTCGGCGCCGAGTGCGAACGGCGACCCGACCTGGTGCGCGAAATGGCGCGGCGCGGCCACGAGCTGGGCAGCCACGGGCACAGCCACGAGCGCTTTCCGGAGCTGTCGGCCAGGCGAGAGCTCGACGCAGAGCTCGCCTCGAGCTCGGCGCTCTTGCCGGGCAGCGCGGGCAACCATCGCTGGGTGCGTCCGCCCTACGGTGCCCTGTCGCTCGGCACGCTGATCAGCTGCGCTCGTGCCGGGCTCACGCTCGTGCTCTGGTCCTTGGATTCGGAGGACTGGCGTACGCAGAGCCCGCGAGACGTCGTAGCGCGGGTCTCACCTCACACGGTCGAGCCGGGCTCGATCGTGCTCTTGCACGAGGGTCAGCGTTGGACCCTCGACGCGCTCGGTGAAATCGTCCCAGAGCTGGAAAGGAGCGGCTATGAGCTGGTCACCGTCGGCGAGCTCCTCTCGGGCTAG
- a CDS encoding phenylacetate--CoA ligase family protein — translation MSDAYGVLFREILHPTWESGVRRRPTLAHLRELDRSQWLSHDELIELQSRSLGRLLRHAQANVPYYRRAFERAGVDAGDVKNVEDLQKLPLLTREAARETLSDRSSTRAPFPEVHKMTSGTSGTPLAFAYDRDSDHWRNAVKLRGYGWAHYQPGDRSVHFWGSLAAFHPIPAAKRAKIAVDHLLRREHFVDCTDRSEQALARVVHLLQEVRPSVLVCYSQAGAALGRYLLESKSQVEPGMSVICAAERLYPADREVMVRAFGPHVFETYGSREVMLIAAECDAHQGLHTSMENLVVELLVRDERGTRPAAPGEPGEVVLTDLHNFGAPFIRYVTGDVATALPPGRCACGRGLDRLASVEGRVTDTLRDARGRPVSGLLFNVLFSVMADRVREFQVIQRRDGSIDLGLVPAQGFDQSVLERVREGAGKFLPGVELRVAVVPEIAADQSGKRRVVKVET, via the coding sequence ATGAGCGATGCCTACGGCGTGTTGTTCCGTGAGATTCTCCACCCGACCTGGGAGAGCGGCGTTCGGCGCCGCCCCACGCTCGCGCACCTCCGCGAGCTCGACCGAAGCCAGTGGCTGTCGCACGACGAGCTGATCGAGCTTCAGAGCCGCTCGCTCGGGCGCTTGCTCCGCCACGCGCAGGCGAACGTGCCTTACTACCGTCGTGCCTTCGAACGCGCTGGGGTCGACGCGGGTGACGTGAAGAACGTCGAGGACCTGCAGAAGCTCCCGCTGCTCACCCGCGAGGCAGCCCGGGAGACCCTCTCCGATCGCTCGTCCACCCGCGCGCCGTTCCCCGAGGTCCACAAGATGACGAGCGGCACCAGCGGCACCCCGCTGGCGTTCGCCTACGACCGCGACTCGGACCACTGGCGCAACGCGGTGAAGCTCCGAGGCTACGGCTGGGCCCACTACCAGCCCGGCGACAGGAGCGTGCACTTCTGGGGCAGCCTCGCCGCGTTCCACCCGATCCCGGCGGCCAAGCGCGCGAAGATCGCGGTGGACCACCTGCTCCGCCGCGAGCACTTCGTGGACTGCACCGACCGGTCGGAGCAAGCACTCGCGCGGGTCGTGCACCTGCTCCAAGAAGTCCGCCCCAGCGTGCTCGTGTGCTACTCGCAGGCTGGCGCGGCCCTCGGGCGCTACCTGCTCGAGTCGAAGAGCCAGGTCGAGCCCGGCATGTCCGTGATTTGCGCCGCCGAGCGGCTGTACCCTGCGGATCGCGAGGTGATGGTGCGAGCGTTCGGCCCCCACGTGTTCGAGACCTACGGCAGCCGAGAGGTCATGTTGATCGCGGCGGAGTGCGACGCGCACCAGGGGCTCCACACCTCGATGGAGAACCTGGTCGTCGAGCTGCTGGTCCGAGACGAGCGCGGGACGCGCCCTGCCGCCCCCGGTGAGCCGGGCGAGGTGGTGCTCACGGACTTGCACAACTTCGGGGCGCCGTTCATTCGCTACGTCACCGGGGACGTCGCCACGGCGTTGCCGCCCGGCCGCTGCGCCTGTGGCCGCGGGCTCGACCGCCTCGCCAGCGTGGAAGGGCGCGTGACCGACACGCTGCGCGACGCTCGCGGGCGTCCGGTCAGCGGTCTCTTGTTCAACGTGTTGTTTTCGGTGATGGCGGATCGGGTGCGAGAGTTCCAGGTCATCCAGCGCCGCGACGGCAGCATCGACCTCGGGCTGGTGCCGGCGCAGGGCTTCGACCAGAGCGTGCTCGAGCGCGTTCGCGAGGGCGCGGGCAAGTTCCTTCCCGGTGTCGAGCTGCGTGTCGCAGTGGTGCCCGAGATCGCCGCCGACCAGAGCGGCAAGCGCCGCGTCGTGAAAGTCGAGACGTGA
- a CDS encoding polysaccharide deacetylase family protein has translation MVRRRLARLLDASGVVELLLRVGSPGSGWVPALNYHRIHPDPESQPFDRGVIDATPEELDQQMAMLVRYFTPITVNELADHANQGKRLPERPALVTFDDGYRECLTRALPILLAHRVRASFFVPTTMVGERRAFWWDRLSFVVRSARVSRLSIRYPVPLQLDLSPGAEAAVRRLLAVFKQSYDLDVERFLNEVNEAAGVPWNREIERRIADELVLDWEGVRALVRAGMEVHSHTRTHRILQNLRREEVDAELAGSRHDIQEALGEAPRAISYPVGHPIVGRPWLVDSVRAAGYELGFSVGVGGDSGRAHPFDVGRISLDVGTQLGEFRAMLVHPALMVA, from the coding sequence ATGGTTCGGCGACGCCTCGCACGCCTGCTCGACGCATCCGGGGTCGTCGAGCTCTTGCTGCGCGTGGGTTCGCCGGGGTCTGGCTGGGTGCCAGCGCTGAACTACCACAGAATCCACCCCGATCCCGAGTCGCAGCCGTTCGACCGGGGCGTGATCGACGCGACCCCCGAGGAGCTCGATCAGCAGATGGCGATGCTGGTCCGCTACTTCACGCCCATCACCGTGAACGAGCTCGCCGATCACGCGAACCAGGGCAAGCGCCTGCCGGAGCGACCGGCGCTCGTCACTTTCGACGACGGATATCGCGAGTGCCTGACGCGCGCCTTGCCCATCCTGTTGGCGCACCGCGTGCGTGCGTCGTTCTTCGTCCCCACCACGATGGTCGGGGAGCGTCGCGCCTTCTGGTGGGATCGCCTGAGCTTCGTCGTGCGCTCGGCTCGAGTCAGCCGGCTCTCGATTCGCTACCCCGTCCCCCTCCAGCTCGACCTCTCCCCTGGGGCGGAGGCCGCGGTGCGGCGCCTACTCGCGGTCTTCAAGCAGAGCTACGATCTCGACGTCGAGCGGTTCCTGAACGAGGTGAACGAGGCGGCGGGGGTGCCCTGGAACCGGGAGATCGAGCGCAGGATTGCCGACGAGCTCGTGCTCGACTGGGAGGGAGTCCGAGCGCTGGTGCGCGCGGGGATGGAGGTTCACTCGCACACCCGCACGCACCGCATTCTGCAAAACCTCCGCAGGGAAGAAGTGGACGCCGAGCTCGCCGGGTCGCGCCATGACATCCAAGAAGCTCTTGGCGAGGCGCCCCGCGCGATCTCCTACCCAGTGGGGCACCCGATCGTGGGCCGCCCATGGCTCGTGGACAGCGTGCGCGCGGCCGGCTACGAGCTCGGCTTCTCGGTCGGCGTCGGCGGCGACTCGGGTCGAGCGCACCCGTTCGACGTCGGGCGCATCTCGCTGGACGTCGGCACGCAGCTCGGCGAGTTCCGCGCGATGTTAGTCCACCCGGCGCTCATGGTCGCCTGA
- a CDS encoding STAS domain-containing protein, whose translation MKHSVEDDGKTIRLHLSGELDALTASDLRPTLDELSAQNGRDVVVDLSALRLIDSSGVGALVSLYKRVRENGGSVRFDGVTDQPLAIFKLLRLDLVFGL comes from the coding sequence ATGAAGCATTCTGTGGAAGACGACGGAAAGACCATCCGACTGCACCTGAGCGGAGAGCTGGACGCGCTCACGGCCAGCGATCTGCGCCCGACCCTGGACGAGCTCTCGGCGCAGAACGGCCGCGACGTCGTCGTGGACCTGTCGGCCTTGCGGCTGATCGACAGCTCCGGCGTCGGCGCGCTCGTTTCACTGTACAAGCGCGTGCGCGAAAATGGCGGCAGCGTCCGCTTCGACGGCGTCACCGACCAGCCCCTCGCGATCTTCAAGCTGCTCCGGCTGGACTTGGTCTTCGGCCTCTGA
- a CDS encoding GNAT family N-acetyltransferase encodes MATLGLCQIESGSSRARELWCGLTPRAQPQYFTSWPFVETWLDALPAAVRPPLYALLRGDQTVALFFLGARRVVRHRLLPSRARYLNTTGDPRYDELTLEHNALLCEPGAELGLREWIELLPGAWDELFLPALSRDGFPGRALDEPLGAGRVVIERRVESPYVDLGRVRAAAGGYLALLGSSTRAQIRRAERGYGEIEVNVAESAAAAREVFAELVELHQRAWNARGQPGAFSDPWFLGFHRELIERRLPHGEIQLMRVRSARATIGCLYNFVWQGRVLFYQSGLASEEDPRKKPGYVCHARAVSFNARAGHDVYDFLGGDARYKQNLATGSTTLIWARVQRPLMRFALEQRLRDLHRALRAH; translated from the coding sequence GTGGCGACGCTCGGGCTCTGCCAGATCGAGTCGGGCTCGTCGCGCGCCCGGGAGCTCTGGTGCGGGCTCACACCGCGCGCCCAGCCCCAGTACTTCACGAGCTGGCCCTTCGTCGAGACGTGGCTCGACGCCTTGCCGGCGGCAGTCAGGCCGCCGCTCTACGCGCTCCTCCGCGGGGACCAGACCGTGGCGCTGTTCTTCCTGGGCGCGCGCCGAGTCGTGCGCCACCGACTGCTGCCGAGCCGGGCGCGCTACCTGAACACGACGGGGGACCCGCGCTACGACGAGCTCACGCTCGAGCACAACGCGCTCCTGTGCGAGCCGGGCGCGGAGCTGGGCCTCCGCGAGTGGATCGAGCTTTTGCCGGGCGCCTGGGACGAGCTGTTCCTGCCAGCGCTCTCCCGCGACGGATTCCCGGGCCGCGCGCTGGACGAGCCGCTGGGTGCCGGTCGCGTCGTGATCGAGCGACGCGTCGAATCACCCTACGTCGATCTGGGGAGGGTACGCGCGGCGGCGGGCGGCTACCTGGCGTTGCTCGGATCGAGCACCCGCGCGCAGATCCGTCGGGCAGAGCGGGGCTACGGTGAGATCGAGGTGAACGTCGCAGAGAGCGCGGCAGCGGCTCGCGAGGTATTCGCCGAGCTCGTGGAGCTGCACCAGCGAGCTTGGAACGCTCGGGGTCAGCCCGGCGCCTTCTCCGATCCGTGGTTCCTCGGTTTCCACCGCGAGCTGATCGAGCGCCGCCTGCCGCACGGCGAGATCCAGCTGATGCGGGTGCGGAGCGCACGGGCCACGATCGGCTGTCTCTACAACTTCGTCTGGCAGGGGCGCGTGCTCTTCTATCAGAGCGGCCTGGCGAGCGAAGAGGATCCGCGCAAGAAGCCCGGCTACGTGTGCCATGCCCGCGCGGTGAGCTTCAATGCCCGAGCAGGGCACGACGTGTACGACTTCCTGGGTGGGGATGCGCGCTACAAGCAGAACCTGGCTACCGGCAGCACCACCCTGATCTGGGCCCGGGTCCAGCGGCCGCTGATGCGTTTCGCCCTCGAACAGCGCTTGCGCGACCTCCACCGGGCCCTCCGGGCGCACTGA